The genomic interval AAGGGAATTCTGAAACATAAGACGCCGGAGGCCGAGGTTGCCCCCAACCCTGAAATCGACCGACAGAAGGTCCTGGAAAACACACGAGCGAACGCCCAGTTGTATAGCCAAAACTCGGAAAAAATCAGACGAGCTAGCACGGGCAAGGTCCGAGTCGACGAGGCGTCGTCGGGCACCACGGAGTTCCCTTCCAACGTCAATGGCCCCAACGGAGGTCAGCCCAGCGACATTTCGTGGGACGAGGCTGGAATCTACCTCCATGAGCAGGATAAGGGAACATACATGAAGATTGACGAGCCCAAGACTCCGTATGCCGGCACTCTGGGAGACAACGAGTACTACGCTGAGGACGATGAAGAGGCGACGGGATTTTCTCTTGGAGAGCCCGAGTTTGACGAAGACGGAACACTGGAGAAGGAACGAATCATCAAGGACTCCTcggtggaggaagacgacgacgaccaCGAGATTGACGAGCGGGAACAgctgagagaagaggatcaacagcaacatgaAGAGTTTCTCAAGAAACGAAACCAGCACTACAACATGAAGATTGACTTGGCGGCTGCACGAAAGCTTgccgagcaggaggacgacgaagacgatGAGTGATGGATAACGTCACCTGATATCGCTGTTTTCCTCGGaatatgtatatatataagaCCATTATATTTAACGAAATTGAATACTGGATACGTAAAAGCGATTGTTTCGCGATTCGCCACCCTTTTTAAACGCGTCTTGTGGAGAAATGTGCATATTTACATTATGTAATTAGGATGGATATAAGACTCCGTGGAGAGTTCTCTCTGAAGAGtgacgtacaagtacctaTATGACGAAACACACAAGGGGCAAAAAGACACCAATCACGCGACCACATCTTCCAAACTACAGTAGATTCATCCTTCTTAAGGCCTCATTTTTATACGGATGGTGCTGTCTCTCCACATACGATAACGATAAGGGAACCTAAAATCTGGTGATTCAGTATGAGAATAAATTGCTATGTTAAAATGTCCAGTAAATGGACAGAACTATTTACTAAAAGAAGACCTCAATGTCTACTTGCCAATAGGATCCCGAGACTCCTTGACGATCTCGGACTCGGTGCCGTTGTTGTAGAACTTTCGAATGGTGTCCTGCTTGACCCACTCTCGGCTAGCGTGGTCGTAGTACATCTCAGTCTGGTGAGAATGTCGGGTGACGGTCAGACCCTGatccttggcctccttctcggtgATCATTCTCGACTTTCGGTCCTCCTCCCACTTGCTTCGGGCGGCACGCAGCTTGTCGCGTCGCTCCTTGTCCGAggccacctccttctctcggaTCTGGTCAATCATCTGCTTTCGCCAGTCGATGAAGTCGTCGTACTTGAGGAACATCTTCTCGTTCTGGCTGTGCTGGGGGTCCTGCTTCTTCATGAACAGACATCGCCACACTCCACCAACGTCCCAGGCACCAGTTCCACCGACATCGGCACACTCGTCGTtcatctccttggtggGGATAGCTCCAGCAaggttggggttggtgttgacaaGTCGGTCAAGAACTCGGTAACCATTAAAGTACCGGGCAAGAACGGGGGTCTGGGGGATCAGATCCTTGTATACGTTATCTCGGTTGTTGAGAGTGGTCAGAATGGTGGACCACAGGTCGCCACGCCCAGTACCG from Yarrowia lipolytica chromosome 1F, complete sequence carries:
- a CDS encoding uncharacterized protein (Compare to YALI0F02233g, similar to Saccharomyces cerevisiae GLC8 (YMR311C); ancestral locus Anc_5.6, similar to uniprot|P41818 Saccharomyces cerevisiae YMR311c GLC8 regulatory subunit for protein ser/thr phosphatase GLC7P), producing MVKGILKHKTPEAEVAPNPEIDRQKVLENTRANAQLYSQNSEKIRRASTGKVRVDEASSGTTEFPSNVNGPNGGQPSDISWDEAGIYLHEQDKGTYMKIDEPKTPYAGTLGDNEYYAEDDEEATGFSLGEPEFDEDGTLEKERIIKDSSVEEDDDDHEIDEREQLREEDQQQHEEFLKKRNQHYNMKIDLAAARKLAEQEDDEDDE
- a CDS encoding uncharacterized protein (Compare to YALI0F02255g, no similarity, similar to Saccharomyces cerevisiae MPM1 (YJL066C); ancestral locus Anc_1.310); the encoded protein is MGKDDNDDKKGFLGSLWSNDDKTGRSDHQSIDDFFEQCKKHLDQIHSHTTSVADYTKDLADQIPNFSAEWEKAKDTDWTGWLKRLPPWNDSQLTHDIQESGTGRGDLWSTILTTLNNRDNVYKDLIPQTPVLARYFNGYRVLDRLVNTNPNLAGAIPTKEMNDECADVGGTGAWDVGGVWRCLFMKKQDPQHSQNEKMFLKYDDFIDWRKQMIDQIREKEVASDKERRDKLRAARSKWEEDRKSRMITEKEAKDQGLTVTRHSHQTEMYYDHASREWVKQDTIRKFYNNGTESEIVKESRDPIGK